Proteins co-encoded in one Chitinophagales bacterium genomic window:
- a CDS encoding ATP-binding protein, with product MNATNIDSLQSLIIEYEQDQVKDKLMTIHHEMGDYYYGEKAYQKAIDSYNLSLEFARKLDQSTFTIDNLYKIGRMSILLQNSTDAIEVLSEAYELAISEPTPDLTKIGKIANYLSKTYKEIGNLELAYQYRLKALQIFEELQDSSNIAASKFELGNIFFYQNQYKTAIQYYKQSWELALQVHIVGLEMASIGSIGSAYDRLEQTEKSLEYNLLALKIAEENNLESQQADALHNVASNYHSLGECNKALDFYKKSLSYKQKHENKFGEVGTLRAISSVYLDMGYNSLALQYLKEALKIAEEIDSDTRRIDVYQRLALAYEQSGKPTEACTYMKAYMALKDSVMNQNTLEAMAQAKTRYEVDKREREITFLKKENEVLGKNREITSLRMMALVGLVLGLVLLLLIAAFYYGSQKRYNKLLEEKTAHIAIQNSQLEKMNKQLEDVNQSQKTFNHVLAAKNQQIELQNKQLENTNEELKQFAYVASHDLKEPLRMIGSYTSLIKRRYTKHLDEGAQEFMGYITDATNRMNNLLEDLLSYSRINTHNQQKESINIHEVIEGVLANLHLDIQQKNAQIRIHELPKISANRSQMSQLFQNLVSNALKFSDSEHPEIEISAQTNGKMHVFSVKDNGIGIDPEYQQKIFEMFSRLHTRQEYEGTGIGLATCKKIVERHGGIIWVESEKHKGCTFYFTLPYDNKMTNHVESSSSLEKAI from the coding sequence GTGAATGCTACCAATATAGATAGTCTTCAATCCTTGATTATTGAATATGAACAAGATCAAGTCAAAGACAAATTAATGACCATTCACCATGAGATGGGGGACTATTACTATGGCGAAAAAGCCTACCAAAAAGCCATTGATTCTTACAATCTTTCTTTAGAATTTGCTCGAAAGTTGGACCAATCAACATTTACTATCGACAATCTGTATAAAATAGGGCGAATGTCCATTTTATTACAAAATAGCACCGATGCCATTGAAGTGCTATCAGAAGCTTATGAATTGGCCATTTCTGAACCTACACCCGATTTAACTAAAATCGGAAAGATTGCAAACTATCTATCCAAAACTTATAAAGAAATTGGCAATCTCGAACTTGCTTATCAATACCGATTGAAGGCCTTGCAGATATTTGAAGAATTGCAAGATTCCTCCAATATTGCAGCCTCGAAATTTGAACTGGGCAATATCTTCTTTTACCAAAATCAGTACAAAACAGCTATTCAATACTATAAACAAAGTTGGGAACTTGCTTTACAAGTTCATATTGTGGGTTTAGAGATGGCGAGTATAGGCTCTATTGGCAGTGCTTACGATAGATTGGAGCAAACCGAAAAATCTTTGGAGTACAATTTACTTGCTCTAAAAATTGCAGAAGAAAACAATTTAGAAAGTCAACAAGCAGATGCCCTGCACAATGTTGCTTCAAATTACCACAGCTTGGGGGAATGTAATAAGGCATTAGACTTTTATAAAAAATCTTTGTCTTACAAACAAAAACATGAAAACAAGTTTGGAGAAGTAGGTACTTTGAGAGCAATCAGTTCGGTATATTTGGACATGGGATATAACTCTTTGGCACTTCAATACTTAAAAGAAGCTCTCAAAATAGCCGAGGAAATAGATTCGGATACCCGCCGAATTGATGTCTATCAACGATTGGCATTGGCCTATGAGCAGAGCGGCAAACCTACTGAAGCGTGTACCTACATGAAGGCTTACATGGCACTGAAAGATTCGGTCATGAATCAAAATACACTGGAGGCAATGGCACAGGCAAAAACCCGCTATGAAGTAGATAAACGAGAGCGGGAAATCACCTTTTTGAAAAAAGAAAATGAGGTATTGGGGAAAAATCGAGAAATCACTTCTTTGCGAATGATGGCTTTGGTAGGATTGGTATTGGGTCTGGTGCTGCTGCTACTCATTGCAGCCTTTTACTATGGCAGTCAAAAACGCTATAACAAACTACTCGAAGAAAAAACAGCCCATATTGCTATCCAAAATAGCCAGTTGGAAAAAATGAACAAACAACTGGAAGATGTCAATCAATCTCAAAAAACATTCAACCATGTGCTGGCTGCAAAAAATCAACAAATAGAACTCCAAAATAAGCAACTCGAAAATACCAATGAAGAACTCAAGCAATTTGCATATGTAGCTTCCCACGATCTCAAAGAGCCGCTACGCATGATTGGTTCTTATACCTCCCTAATAAAGCGCAGATACACCAAACATCTGGATGAAGGCGCACAAGAATTTATGGGTTACATCACAGATGCTACCAATCGAATGAACAACCTATTGGAAGATTTGCTGTCCTATTCGAGAATCAATACACACAATCAACAGAAAGAGTCTATAAATATACATGAGGTCATTGAAGGCGTATTGGCAAACTTACACCTGGACATCCAACAAAAAAATGCCCAAATACGCATACACGAACTACCTAAAATAAGTGCAAATCGCTCACAAATGAGCCAGTTGTTCCAAAATCTTGTCAGCAATGCCCTCAAATTTTCGGACAGCGAACATCCTGAAATAGAAATCAGTGCGCAAACAAATGGCAAAATGCATGTCTTTTCGGTCAAAGACAATGGCATCGGTATCGATCCAGAATACCAACAAAAAATCTTTGAAATGTTCAGCCGACTACATACCCGTCAAGAATATGAAGGCACTGGCATTGGATTGGCTACCTGCAAAAAAATTGTAGAACGGCATGGAGGAATTATCTGGGTAGAATCAGAAAAACACAAAGGATGTACTTTCTATTTCACACTTCCGTATGACAATAAAATGACGAATCATGTTGAGTCTTCGTCAAGTTTGGAGAAAGCTATTTAA
- the aceE gene encoding pyruvate dehydrogenase (acetyl-transferring), homodimeric type gives MQDAPILNDWQLEQQEWLEALEEIVEAHGKEKSAELFQSLRHWLARKGIANSGSAINTPYLNTLSVDDQPDYPGDLEIEQELENILKWNAQAIVLQAYDKGTALGGHIATYAGAATFIEVLMNHFLRKKSADYGGDTFMIQGHASPGLYARAAMEGRLSEYEIANFRQETIGGVSSYPHPRRMPDFWRVPTVSMGLGPLMAIYQARFQKYLEHRGLKPKNGGKIWHIIGDGEIDEPEILGSINVASGQDLDNLVFIINCNLQRLDGPVRGNGKIIQELERSFLGSGWNTLKLIWGSEWDELFAKDSEGVLLKRLEEMVDGNFQELNTLQNGADIRKKLANGDKKIEALLADYSDEQIKNLRRGGHDREKLYAAFQNALHADKPTVILVKTIKGYGMGKSAEGLNTAHQVKNLQEDDRITTKNGYNIPISDEDALAAKFYFPDADSKVMQYLHEKRKALGGYIPERLDDYPAIEAPDNETLQPLFEGSESSGGKDFSTTAAVVRLLTQLLRKSSIKQYIVPIVPDEAQTFGMESIFNSAKIYNAKGQLYEPLEIGISVIKYKESKTGQVLQEGINEAGATASFIAAGTAYSTHGIPTIPFYIYYSMFGFQRVQDLIWAGADMLAKGFLLGGTAGRTTLNGEGLQHQDGHSHLMALTVPSILSYDPAFAYELAIIVQDGIRRMYVENEKIFYYITVYNENYFMPTMPEGVEEGILKGIYKYKASETKVSKGKKVHLLGSGSGIVQTLQAAEILEEMGISTDIWSVTSWNELYKEATACDRWNMLHPDAKEEKTPYIQQVMKGEEGVFVSNSDWMKLTSGALYPWMPDGFVALGTDGFGLSDSRENLRDYFEVSGKYIAYAALRTLQKKKKVTKKDLLAFMEQHGIESDKIDPMSV, from the coding sequence ATGCAGGACGCACCTATTTTGAATGATTGGCAGTTGGAGCAACAAGAATGGCTCGAAGCATTGGAAGAAATAGTGGAAGCACATGGGAAGGAAAAATCGGCAGAACTGTTTCAATCACTCCGTCATTGGTTAGCTCGAAAAGGAATTGCCAACAGTGGTTCCGCCATCAACACTCCTTACCTCAATACTCTTTCTGTAGACGACCAACCTGACTATCCTGGTGACTTAGAAATAGAACAAGAACTCGAAAATATTCTCAAATGGAATGCACAGGCCATCGTTTTGCAGGCGTATGACAAAGGTACAGCGCTTGGTGGACACATTGCGACCTATGCAGGTGCGGCTACATTTATTGAAGTATTGATGAACCATTTTCTCCGCAAAAAATCAGCAGACTATGGTGGTGATACCTTTATGATTCAAGGTCATGCTTCTCCTGGCTTGTATGCACGGGCTGCAATGGAAGGACGGTTGAGTGAATATGAAATTGCCAATTTTCGACAAGAAACCATCGGTGGTGTTTCCTCCTATCCGCACCCTCGCCGTATGCCCGATTTTTGGCGAGTGCCTACGGTCAGCATGGGACTTGGGCCTTTGATGGCGATTTACCAAGCTCGGTTCCAAAAATACTTAGAACACAGAGGATTGAAGCCTAAAAATGGCGGAAAAATTTGGCACATCATCGGAGATGGCGAAATAGACGAACCTGAAATCTTGGGTTCTATCAATGTGGCTTCCGGTCAAGACTTGGATAATCTCGTGTTTATTATCAACTGCAATCTGCAACGTTTGGATGGCCCTGTTCGTGGAAATGGCAAAATTATTCAAGAATTGGAGCGTTCTTTCTTGGGTAGCGGCTGGAATACATTGAAGTTGATTTGGGGCAGTGAGTGGGATGAGCTTTTTGCCAAAGACAGCGAAGGTGTATTGTTGAAGCGATTGGAGGAAATGGTAGATGGAAATTTCCAAGAATTGAACACCCTTCAAAACGGGGCGGATATTCGCAAAAAATTGGCCAACGGGGATAAAAAAATTGAAGCATTGTTGGCGGATTACAGCGATGAACAAATCAAAAACCTGCGACGTGGCGGACATGACCGTGAAAAACTCTATGCGGCTTTCCAAAATGCGCTACATGCGGACAAACCTACGGTTATTTTGGTCAAAACAATCAAGGGTTATGGTATGGGCAAATCTGCCGAAGGTTTGAATACAGCCCATCAGGTCAAAAACCTACAAGAGGACGACCGCATCACCACCAAAAATGGCTACAATATACCTATCAGTGATGAGGATGCTTTGGCTGCAAAGTTTTACTTCCCCGATGCAGACAGCAAGGTGATGCAATACTTACACGAAAAACGCAAGGCTTTGGGAGGTTATATTCCTGAACGCTTGGACGATTACCCTGCAATTGAAGCTCCTGACAATGAAACACTTCAACCTTTATTTGAAGGTAGTGAAAGCTCTGGTGGCAAAGATTTTTCTACAACCGCTGCGGTTGTTCGTTTGTTGACCCAATTGCTCCGCAAATCTTCCATCAAACAGTATATTGTGCCTATCGTTCCCGATGAAGCACAGACTTTTGGAATGGAATCTATCTTCAATTCTGCCAAGATTTACAATGCCAAAGGACAGCTATACGAACCTTTGGAGATTGGGATTTCGGTGATTAAATACAAGGAAAGCAAAACAGGTCAGGTATTGCAGGAGGGCATCAATGAGGCGGGTGCAACGGCTTCTTTCATTGCAGCAGGTACGGCCTACTCTACGCATGGCATTCCTACGATTCCGTTTTACATCTACTACTCGATGTTTGGTTTCCAAAGGGTTCAGGATTTGATTTGGGCGGGTGCAGATATGCTTGCCAAAGGATTTTTGTTGGGCGGAACGGCTGGACGCACGACCTTGAATGGGGAAGGTTTGCAGCATCAAGACGGTCATTCTCATTTGATGGCTTTGACCGTACCTTCGATTTTGTCTTACGACCCTGCTTTTGCGTATGAATTGGCGATTATTGTGCAGGATGGTATTCGCCGAATGTATGTTGAGAATGAGAAGATTTTTTACTACATTACGGTTTACAACGAAAACTACTTTATGCCGACCATGCCAGAAGGTGTGGAAGAAGGTATTCTGAAAGGTATTTACAAATACAAGGCTTCTGAAACGAAGGTCAGCAAAGGTAAAAAAGTGCATTTGTTGGGTTCAGGCTCGGGTATTGTACAGACGCTTCAAGCAGCGGAAATATTGGAAGAAATGGGTATTTCTACGGATATTTGGAGTGTCACGAGTTGGAACGAATTGTACAAAGAGGCAACCGCTTGTGACCGATGGAACATGCTACACCCTGATGCAAAGGAGGAAAAAACACCTTATATTCAACAGGTAATGAAAGGTGAAGAGGGTGTGTTTGTGAGCAATAGCGACTGGATGAAGCTGACCTCTGGTGCTTTGTACCCCTGGATGCCTGACGGTTTTGTGGCTTTGGGAACGGATGGTTTTGGATTGAGTGATAGCCGTGAGAACTTGCGAGATTATTTTGAAGTGAGTGGTAAATACATTGCTTATGCTGCTTTGCGAACTTTGCAGAAAAAGAAAAAGGTGACGAAAAAAGATTTGTTGGCTTTCATGGAACAACATGGGATTGAGAGTGATAAAATTGATCCTATGAGTGTTTAA
- a CDS encoding YciI family protein: protein MINIFRTLICFFFGSLLLLPNSVHSQANNSKILISQATVNVPLDKAWWAWTTDKGVQSFLAADSEIDFRVDGNYKISLYTKANYPNTDNRILSFIPFQMFSFEFAMPDRFPTIRNQKTWIVVEFIALKPNQTDVKLTHLGWGKDGEWDEAYNYFQQTWLLALTDMQSNLPQAKTSGESDNSLPTVAIEDEENEEMEQEETIHSSTTTTQSSTSKYSFNPSTDDIDGVAPPTTEKPAKVATPAKKTTENLTSSLQNTAKQTDMQQFAYKLTLIDPELARNPEAWTKEQSDIVSVHFNYLKTLTEQGTVIFVGRSPDPDIGFGIVVFEAPTREAAQEIMYGDPAVKNGLMNAEFHNFNIALMRE, encoded by the coding sequence ATGATAAATATCTTTCGAACCCTAATTTGTTTCTTTTTTGGCAGCTTATTGCTTTTACCCAACTCTGTTCACAGTCAAGCAAATAATAGCAAAATATTGATCAGTCAAGCAACCGTCAATGTGCCTTTGGACAAAGCGTGGTGGGCGTGGACAACGGATAAGGGAGTTCAGAGTTTTTTGGCAGCAGACTCGGAGATTGATTTTCGAGTAGATGGCAACTACAAAATTTCTCTATACACCAAAGCCAATTACCCCAATACTGACAACCGCATTCTTTCATTCATTCCTTTTCAGATGTTTTCATTTGAATTTGCGATGCCCGATAGATTTCCAACTATTCGCAACCAAAAAACCTGGATTGTGGTGGAGTTTATTGCTCTAAAACCGAACCAAACTGATGTAAAACTGACACACTTGGGTTGGGGAAAAGATGGGGAATGGGATGAGGCTTACAACTATTTTCAGCAAACTTGGTTGTTGGCTTTAACCGATATGCAGAGCAATCTTCCCCAAGCAAAAACTTCTGGAGAAAGCGACAACAGTTTGCCCACAGTAGCCATTGAAGATGAAGAAAATGAGGAAATGGAGCAGGAGGAAACCATCCATTCTTCAACAACTACAACTCAATCTTCTACTTCAAAATATTCGTTCAATCCTTCAACGGATGATATTGACGGAGTTGCACCACCGACTACTGAAAAACCTGCTAAAGTTGCTACCCCTGCCAAAAAAACCACCGAGAATCTAACATCATCACTACAAAACACAGCTAAACAAACCGATATGCAGCAATTTGCCTACAAACTTACGCTTATAGACCCTGAATTGGCCCGCAATCCAGAGGCATGGACCAAAGAGCAATCCGATATTGTCAGTGTTCACTTCAACTACTTGAAAACACTAACCGAACAAGGAACTGTCATCTTCGTAGGACGTTCACCAGATCCCGACATTGGCTTTGGAATTGTGGTTTTTGAAGCCCCTACAAGAGAGGCAGCACAGGAGATTATGTACGGTGATCCTGCGGTAAAAAATGGACTGATGAATGCCGAATTTCACAATTTTAACATTGCATTGATGAGGGAGTAA
- a CDS encoding adenine-specific methyltransferase EcoRI family protein, whose amino-acid sequence MARNATNKLLQKAKKSKSDEFYTQLSDIESELQHYKSHFKNKVVYCNCDDPTISNFFNYFAVNFKELGLKKLIASCYREQKIDLFNTEKVESGFYYEFTGSEEAIKPNADDVIRFKGDGDFRSVESIELLKQSDIIVTNPPFSLFREYVAQLVKYDKKYLIIGNVNAITYKEIFKLIKQNKAWLGINLGRGVSGFIVPEHYELYGTEARIDDFGNRIVSPNNCLWLTNLDNFKRHEDIELTKKYVGNEDEYSKYDNYDGINVDKTKDIPLDYDGAMGVPITFLHKFNPDQFEIIKFRKGNDGKDLSIDGKCPYFRILIRNKRIQNKLINNRKEVE is encoded by the coding sequence ATGGCACGGAACGCAACTAATAAATTACTACAAAAGGCTAAAAAATCTAAAAGTGATGAATTTTACACTCAACTTTCAGATATAGAAAGTGAATTGCAACACTATAAAAGTCATTTTAAAAATAAAGTGGTTTATTGTAATTGTGATGACCCAACAATTAGCAATTTCTTCAATTATTTTGCTGTAAACTTCAAGGAATTAGGATTAAAAAAACTAATAGCCTCTTGTTATCGAGAACAAAAAATAGATTTATTTAATACCGAAAAAGTTGAGAGTGGTTTTTACTACGAATTTACAGGTTCAGAAGAAGCTATTAAACCAAATGCTGATGATGTTATTCGCTTTAAAGGTGATGGGGATTTTAGGTCAGTTGAAAGCATTGAATTATTAAAGCAATCTGATATTATTGTTACTAATCCCCCTTTTTCATTGTTTCGAGAGTATGTTGCTCAATTAGTTAAATACGATAAAAAGTATTTAATCATTGGGAATGTTAATGCAATAACATACAAAGAAATTTTTAAGCTAATTAAACAAAATAAGGCTTGGTTAGGAATAAATCTTGGTAGAGGTGTTTCTGGTTTTATTGTACCTGAACACTATGAACTTTACGGAACAGAAGCACGGATAGATGACTTTGGAAATAGAATAGTTTCTCCGAATAATTGTTTATGGTTGACCAACTTAGATAATTTTAAGCGTCACGAAGACATAGAACTTACAAAAAAATATGTTGGAAACGAAGATGAATACTCCAAATATGACAATTACGATGGAATCAATGTTGATAAAACAAAGGATATTCCCTTGGATTATGACGGTGCTATGGGAGTACCAATAACATTTCTTCATAAGTTCAATCCCGACCAATTTGAAATAATTAAATTCAGAAAGGGTAATGATGGAAAAGACCTATCAATAGATGGGAAATGTCCTTATTTTAGAATCCTAATCAGAAATAAACGGATACAAAACAAATTAATTAACAATAGAAAGGAAGTCGAGTAG
- a CDS encoding EcoRI family type II restriction endonuclease — protein MTTWNWRVILVSEAKHQGKDIENIKKGKLVGKDNNQDLMAAGNAIERSHKNISEIANFMLSESHFPYVLFLEGSNFLTETISIKRPNGRVVVLEYNSGMLNRLDRLTAANYGMPINTNLCENKFVKHKEKTIMLQATSIYSQGNGEKWDAKEMLEIMIEISKTSLKVLGSDIFHQITRSK, from the coding sequence ATGACAACGTGGAATTGGAGAGTGATTCTGGTATCAGAAGCCAAACACCAAGGGAAGGACATTGAAAATATCAAAAAAGGAAAATTAGTTGGCAAAGACAACAACCAAGACTTGATGGCTGCTGGAAATGCGATAGAACGGTCGCATAAAAATATATCAGAAATCGCTAACTTTATGCTGTCTGAATCTCATTTTCCGTATGTTCTATTTTTGGAAGGCTCAAACTTTTTAACGGAAACCATTTCGATTAAAAGACCTAACGGGCGAGTTGTAGTTCTTGAATACAATTCAGGAATGTTAAACAGATTAGATAGACTGACTGCTGCAAATTATGGAATGCCAATTAACACCAATTTGTGCGAAAATAAATTTGTCAAGCATAAGGAAAAAACAATCATGCTTCAGGCAACTTCTATTTATTCACAAGGGAATGGAGAAAAATGGGACGCTAAGGAAATGTTAGAAATTATGATTGAAATTTCTAAAACCTCGCTTAAAGTTTTGGGTAGCGATATATTTCACCAAATAACCAGAAGCAAATAA
- a CDS encoding EcoRI family type II restriction endonuclease — protein sequence MAKKNQSKRLTTQHKKSQGVVGIFGDNAKLHDLTVGEISNLVIQELEKEFPQLTFKYRTSIRKEEINEALKKIDPNLGQTLFVQNSSIKPDGGIVEVKDDNVELESDSGIRSQTPREGH from the coding sequence ATGGCTAAGAAAAATCAATCAAAAAGATTGACAACTCAACATAAAAAATCACAAGGTGTAGTCGGCATATTTGGTGACAACGCAAAATTGCACGATTTAACTGTTGGTGAAATATCAAATCTTGTTATTCAAGAACTTGAAAAAGAGTTTCCGCAATTGACTTTTAAGTACAGAACGAGCATACGAAAAGAAGAAATAAACGAAGCATTAAAGAAGATTGACCCCAATTTGGGACAGACCCTTTTTGTGCAAAATTCAAGCATTAAACCAGATGGCGGAATAGTTGAAGTGAAAGATGACAACGTGGAATTGGAGAGTGATTCTGGTATCAGAAGCCAAACACCAAGGGAAGGACATTGA
- a CDS encoding 2-oxo acid dehydrogenase subunit E2 → MSYEYKLPSLGDGVTGQVTEILVKVGDQIEEEDTLMIVSTDKVDAEMPSDVAGTVEAILVSVGDEVNEGDLLVRINTGGESTADTNKAQETPKQEEKPAESAPAKVEAKAETPQKETPKEEQKPATSPQQTGGDANFRMSPLARKIARELGVDAATLKPSDGNRIKADDVLQAAKTKQEKLEKAAKAPASGGGGGMAIQPLPNFEKFGKVQRKAMSRINAVTAENMHYSFSVIPHAWISEKADITNLEALRQQYKDRVKAAGGSLTITAILVKAIAVVLRKMPQFNASIDMETKELVFKDYINIGVAVDTDRGLLVPVIRDVDRKGLTEISIELSEMSKRTRDGKNNLTDMERGSGNFSISNIGGIGGTDLKPIVNSPEVAILGITASLMEPRWNGTEFLPRLMMPMHIGFDHRVINGADAIRFLVELKNILEDPFLGWF, encoded by the coding sequence ATGAGTTACGAATATAAACTTCCTTCTCTCGGCGATGGCGTTACGGGTCAGGTGACGGAAATATTGGTGAAAGTGGGAGATCAGATTGAAGAGGAAGATACACTGATGATTGTCAGTACCGACAAAGTAGATGCCGAAATGCCAAGCGATGTGGCGGGTACGGTGGAAGCTATATTGGTAAGTGTGGGTGATGAAGTAAATGAAGGTGACTTGTTGGTACGTATCAATACTGGTGGCGAAAGCACTGCGGACACAAACAAAGCACAGGAAACACCCAAACAAGAAGAAAAACCCGCTGAGTCAGCTCCTGCAAAAGTAGAAGCAAAAGCAGAAACACCTCAAAAAGAAACGCCAAAAGAAGAACAAAAACCTGCTACTTCACCACAACAAACTGGAGGAGATGCCAACTTCCGTATGTCACCTTTGGCTCGAAAAATAGCGAGGGAATTGGGTGTGGATGCAGCTACTTTGAAGCCTTCTGACGGCAACCGCATCAAAGCAGACGATGTGCTGCAAGCTGCAAAAACGAAACAAGAAAAACTGGAAAAAGCTGCAAAAGCTCCTGCAAGTGGTGGCGGTGGTGGTATGGCGATTCAACCTTTACCCAATTTTGAGAAATTCGGCAAGGTGCAGCGCAAGGCTATGAGCCGTATCAATGCAGTGACCGCCGAGAATATGCACTACAGCTTTTCGGTGATTCCTCATGCTTGGATTTCGGAAAAGGCGGACATTACCAACCTCGAAGCACTTCGCCAACAATACAAAGATCGGGTGAAGGCAGCAGGTGGAAGCCTCACGATTACAGCTATTTTGGTAAAAGCCATTGCAGTGGTTCTTCGCAAAATGCCGCAATTCAATGCCAGTATTGATATGGAAACCAAAGAATTGGTCTTCAAAGATTACATCAACATTGGTGTGGCTGTGGACACTGATAGAGGTTTGTTGGTGCCTGTGATTCGAGATGTGGACCGCAAGGGTTTGACCGAGATTTCTATCGAATTGTCGGAAATGTCGAAGCGTACTCGTGATGGCAAAAACAACTTGACCGACATGGAACGTGGCAGTGGCAACTTTTCTATCTCCAATATTGGAGGAATCGGTGGTACAGATTTGAAGCCAATTGTCAATTCTCCAGAGGTGGCGATTTTGGGTATTACGGCTTCTTTGATGGAACCTCGTTGGAATGGCACTGAGTTTTTGCCTCGATTGATGATGCCAATGCACATTGGTTTTGATCATCGGGTCATCAATGGTGCGGATGCCATTCGTTTCTTGGTTGAATTGAAGAATATCTTGGAAGATCCGTTTTTGGGGTGGTTTTAG